A region of Spiribacter roseus DNA encodes the following proteins:
- the acpP gene encoding acyl carrier protein has protein sequence MSSIEERVKKIVVEQLGVKEDEVTAEASFVDDLGADSLDTVELVMALEEEFECEIPDEEAEKITTVRHAFDYINRHLEE, from the coding sequence ATGAGTAGCATCGAGGAAAGAGTCAAGAAAATCGTGGTCGAGCAGCTCGGCGTCAAGGAAGACGAAGTGACCGCCGAGGCGTCGTTCGTCGACGACCTGGGCGCGGATTCGCTCGACACCGTTGAGCTGGTGATGGCGCTCGAGGAAGAGTTCGAGTGCGAGATCCCGGACGAGGAAGCCGAGAAGATCACCACGGTCCGGCACGCGTTCGACTACATCAACCGTCACCTCGAAGAGTAA
- the holB gene encoding DNA polymerase III subunit delta', whose product MMTEPAGVDAHTTRPMPWQQRAWERFAASIEANRVPHAVLLGGPAGTGKRALAEAMAARLLCSQPVDTRACDDCRDCRLRRAGSHPDYQIVEPAEGGSGILKIEATRALTEFSHHTSQHNRRRVVVLTQAEAMNRHAANALLKTLEEPPDGMVLILVSHQPGRLSATIRSRCQYERLGIPPQASARAWLQAQGVNAPEALLALAGGSPLTARQLAAEKGMQRFEALAAALAAVIQGHQSAVAAATDWRPVGALETTRLMQQLAIQLMRGATDPRQRLSGHPALEGLQTLLDSARLARIQGDLLPLREAAEQPLSRELSIEALFLTWRRP is encoded by the coding sequence ATGATGACTGAGCCCGCTGGCGTTGATGCCCACACAACCCGCCCCATGCCCTGGCAGCAGCGCGCCTGGGAGCGATTCGCGGCGAGCATCGAGGCCAATCGCGTGCCCCATGCCGTGCTGCTCGGTGGGCCGGCGGGGACCGGCAAACGGGCGCTGGCCGAAGCCATGGCGGCGCGGCTGCTCTGCAGTCAGCCGGTGGACACCCGCGCCTGTGATGACTGCCGGGACTGCCGGCTGCGGCGGGCCGGCAGTCATCCCGACTATCAGATTGTCGAGCCCGCCGAGGGGGGCAGCGGCATCCTCAAGATCGAAGCCACCCGGGCGCTGACCGAATTCAGTCATCACACCAGTCAGCACAACCGCCGCCGGGTGGTGGTCCTGACCCAGGCCGAGGCGATGAACCGCCACGCGGCCAACGCGCTGCTCAAGACCCTCGAGGAACCGCCGGATGGCATGGTGCTCATCCTGGTCAGCCATCAACCCGGGCGCCTGAGTGCGACCATCCGCAGCCGCTGCCAGTACGAGCGCCTCGGCATTCCGCCACAGGCAAGCGCCCGGGCGTGGCTGCAGGCGCAGGGCGTGAACGCGCCGGAGGCATTGCTCGCATTGGCGGGGGGCAGTCCGCTCACCGCCCGCCAGCTGGCGGCCGAGAAGGGCATGCAGCGCTTCGAGGCGCTGGCCGCTGCGCTGGCTGCCGTCATCCAGGGGCACCAGAGTGCGGTGGCGGCCGCCACTGACTGGCGTCCGGTGGGCGCGCTCGAGACCACACGGCTCATGCAGCAGCTCGCCATTCAATTGATGCGTGGCGCGACCGATCCCCGTCAGCGGCTGAGTGGTCACCCGGCGCTCGAGGGGCTTCAAACGCTGCTCGACAGCGCGCGTCTCGCCCGCATCCAGGGGGATCTCCTGCCACTGCGTGAAGCCGCCGAACAACCGCTCAGCCGCGAACTGTCCATCGAGGCCCTGTTCCTGACCTGGAGGCGACCATGA
- a CDS encoding TatD family hydrolase, with the protein MIVDSHCHFHLLERPGSADAALAEARAAGVDAFLNVAVAVEERDRLTAFSERHNDFYTSVGVHPCGRGEDPDAPALAAMADHPRVVAIGETGLDYGDGPGDYTWQQDRFRRHIEAARLSGRPIIVHSRQAPADTLAILRESGAETVGGVIHCFVEDEATARGLLDLGFYLSLSGILTFRRAESLRATARGLPMDRLLVETDCPYLAPVPHRGQENRPAWVHSVIECLAELKGLSPAAVADQTAENFFACFTRAAR; encoded by the coding sequence ATGATTGTGGATTCACATTGCCACTTCCATCTGCTCGAGCGACCGGGGAGCGCCGATGCCGCGCTGGCCGAGGCCCGGGCAGCGGGCGTGGATGCGTTCCTGAATGTGGCGGTCGCGGTGGAGGAACGCGACCGATTGACGGCCTTCAGCGAGCGCCATAATGACTTCTACACCTCGGTAGGGGTGCATCCCTGCGGCCGCGGCGAGGATCCGGATGCCCCGGCACTGGCCGCCATGGCCGATCACCCACGGGTGGTGGCGATCGGCGAGACGGGGCTCGATTATGGCGATGGCCCGGGGGACTACACCTGGCAGCAGGACCGGTTTCGCCGGCATATCGAGGCGGCGCGCCTCTCAGGCCGACCGATCATCGTCCACAGCCGCCAGGCGCCCGCGGATACGCTGGCCATTCTGCGCGAGAGCGGGGCGGAGACGGTGGGTGGCGTCATTCACTGCTTTGTCGAGGATGAAGCCACGGCCCGCGGGCTGCTTGATCTGGGGTTCTATCTCTCGCTATCGGGGATTCTGACCTTCCGGCGCGCGGAGTCGCTGCGCGCCACCGCGCGGGGATTGCCCATGGACCGACTGCTGGTGGAAACCGACTGCCCCTACCTGGCCCCGGTGCCGCACCGCGGCCAGGAGAACCGGCCCGCTTGGGTGCACTCAGTGATCGAATGCCTGGCCGAGCTCAAGGGCCTGTCGCCGGCGGCAGTGGCCGATCAGACCGCCGAGAACTTCTTCGCGTGCTTCACACGAGCTGCCCGATGA
- the fabG gene encoding 3-oxoacyl-ACP reductase FabG, with protein MQLDGEIALVTGASRGIGAAIAEQLGRSGATVIGTATREVGADRISAHLETLGIAGRGVALDVQDRAAIDACVRDIAANEGTPGILVNNAGITRDNLAMRLSDEDWDQVIDTNLSAVFRVSRAVLRGMMKARHGRIINIGSVVGLMGNAGQTNYAAAKAGLLGMTRSLAREVGARNITVNAIAPGFIETDMTDALDDDQRAALTAQTPLQRLGHPADIAAAACFLASPAGGYITGETLNVNGGLLMP; from the coding sequence CTGCAACTCGACGGCGAGATCGCCCTGGTGACCGGCGCCAGCCGCGGCATTGGGGCGGCGATCGCCGAACAGCTCGGCCGCAGCGGGGCGACGGTGATCGGCACCGCGACCCGCGAGGTGGGGGCCGACCGCATCAGCGCCCATCTCGAGACGTTGGGCATCGCCGGTCGCGGAGTGGCGCTTGACGTCCAGGACCGCGCGGCCATTGATGCCTGCGTGCGCGATATCGCCGCCAACGAGGGCACGCCCGGGATTCTGGTCAACAATGCCGGCATCACCCGCGACAACCTCGCCATGCGCCTGAGTGACGAGGACTGGGATCAGGTCATCGACACGAACCTCAGTGCGGTGTTCCGCGTCTCGCGGGCGGTGCTCCGCGGGATGATGAAGGCCCGCCACGGGCGCATCATCAATATCGGCTCGGTGGTGGGGCTGATGGGCAATGCCGGTCAGACCAACTACGCCGCGGCCAAGGCCGGGCTGCTGGGCATGACCCGTTCGCTGGCCCGCGAGGTCGGGGCCCGCAATATCACGGTCAACGCCATCGCCCCCGGGTTCATCGAAACCGACATGACCGACGCGCTGGACGATGATCAGCGTGCGGCGCTGACCGCGCAGACACCCCTGCAGCGGCTGGGCCACCCCGCGGATATCGCGGCGGCGGCCTGCTTTCTGGCATCCCCCGCCGGTGGCTATATCACCGGTGAAACCCTTAACGTCAACGGCGGGCTGCTGATGCCTTAG
- a CDS encoding TraB/GumN family protein: MASNDDTTLIRTVRIGGTTFTLLGTAHVSPQSIADVRREVDRGDYDTIAVELCDSRYQNLMDPQAVEQMDLFEILRSGKAGMVIASLALGAYQQRLADQFDIRPGAELEAAIHGGRRRRLPVWRIDRDIGTTLKRVYRNVPWWQRPSLFMGLIGSLLSRDQVSADDIERLKQGDMLESTFSEFAAGSARLFEPLISERDRYMAAQLLANIQAAETTPRSVLVVVGAGHLSGLEQALSDGIDDPAAESRRLEQVPPRSRWPKVLPWVVVAIILTGFAIGFGRSSELGWQLVGDWVLINGSLCALGTALARGHPFTVIGSFVAAPLTSLNPTIGAGFVAAAIELMSRRPRVEDFRGLREAVADWRGWWRNRVARTLLVFLFATLGSAAGTYLAGFRIIGQLV; the protein is encoded by the coding sequence ATGGCCAGTAATGACGACACCACGCTGATCCGCACCGTCCGGATCGGCGGCACGACTTTCACCCTGCTCGGGACCGCCCATGTCTCGCCACAGAGTATCGCGGATGTGCGCCGCGAGGTGGACCGCGGTGACTACGATACGATCGCCGTCGAACTCTGCGACAGTCGCTATCAGAACCTCATGGACCCACAGGCCGTCGAGCAGATGGATCTGTTTGAGATCCTGCGCAGCGGCAAGGCCGGTATGGTGATCGCGAGTCTGGCGTTGGGGGCCTATCAGCAGCGTCTCGCCGATCAGTTTGATATCCGCCCCGGCGCTGAACTCGAGGCCGCCATTCACGGTGGCCGCCGTCGCCGCCTGCCGGTCTGGCGCATCGATCGCGACATCGGGACGACCCTCAAGCGGGTTTACCGCAACGTCCCCTGGTGGCAGCGGCCGTCGCTGTTCATGGGTCTGATCGGCAGCCTGCTCTCGCGCGATCAGGTGAGCGCGGATGACATCGAGCGACTCAAACAGGGCGACATGCTGGAGTCGACCTTCAGCGAGTTCGCGGCCGGCTCGGCGCGCCTGTTCGAGCCGCTGATCAGCGAGCGCGACCGGTACATGGCCGCGCAGCTGCTGGCCAACATCCAGGCCGCGGAGACGACACCCCGCTCGGTCCTGGTGGTGGTGGGCGCGGGCCATCTGAGCGGGCTCGAGCAGGCGCTCAGTGACGGCATCGACGATCCGGCCGCGGAATCCCGACGTCTCGAACAGGTCCCGCCCCGGTCACGCTGGCCCAAGGTCCTGCCCTGGGTGGTGGTGGCGATCATTCTCACCGGCTTCGCCATCGGCTTTGGCCGCAGCAGCGAACTGGGCTGGCAACTGGTCGGCGACTGGGTGCTGATCAATGGCAGCCTCTGCGCGTTGGGCACCGCCCTCGCACGGGGTCATCCGTTTACGGTGATCGGCTCGTTTGTCGCCGCGCCGCTGACATCGCTCAACCCCACCATCGGGGCGGGTTTCGTAGCCGCGGCGATTGAACTGATGAGCCGCCGACCGCGGGTGGAGGACTTTCGCGGGCTGCGCGAAGCGGTGGCGGACTGGCGCGGCTGGTGGCGCAACCGGGTCGCGCGCACGCTGCTGGTGTTCCTGTTCGCGACGCTCGGCTCGGCGGCGGGCACCTATCTGGCGGGCTTTCGGATCATCGGGCAGCTCGTGTGA
- the tmk gene encoding dTMP kinase, which produces MDTGRLITVEGTEGAGKSSALAVIRDWVTAHGGEPVVTREPGGTALGEELREVLLGHREAGMSAEAEVLLMFAARAEHVRTIIQPALQAGQWVICDRFTDASLAYQGGGRGLGIERVRALADWLLGDLQPGLTLWLDLPVATGLARAAGRSAPDRFESERARFFEAVRAAYAELANANPARIARVDATQSLARVGAAIETLLDEHYDD; this is translated from the coding sequence ATGGACACGGGCCGCCTGATCACCGTCGAGGGGACCGAAGGTGCCGGCAAGAGCTCGGCACTGGCGGTCATCCGTGATTGGGTGACCGCGCACGGGGGGGAGCCGGTGGTCACGCGGGAGCCCGGCGGGACCGCGCTGGGCGAGGAGCTGCGCGAGGTGCTGCTGGGCCATCGGGAGGCCGGGATGAGTGCCGAGGCGGAGGTGCTGTTGATGTTCGCCGCCCGTGCCGAGCATGTACGGACCATCATCCAGCCGGCTCTGCAGGCCGGGCAGTGGGTGATCTGTGATCGATTCACCGATGCCAGTCTGGCCTATCAGGGCGGCGGGCGTGGTCTGGGCATCGAGCGGGTGAGGGCGCTGGCCGACTGGCTGCTCGGCGACCTGCAACCGGGACTGACCCTGTGGCTGGACCTGCCTGTGGCGACCGGGCTGGCACGGGCGGCGGGGCGCAGCGCGCCCGACCGGTTCGAGTCCGAACGGGCGCGTTTTTTTGAGGCGGTGCGGGCGGCCTATGCCGAGCTCGCGAACGCCAATCCCGCCCGCATCGCTCGTGTGGATGCCACGCAATCGCTGGCCCGGGTGGGCGCGGCCATCGAGACCCTCCTCGACGAGCACTATGATGACTGA
- the fabD gene encoding ACP S-malonyltransferase: MPTRTDLAFVFPGQGSQSLGMLADLAERHAVVQKTFIEASSAMGEDLWALASEGPETLLNRTDHTQPLMLTAGVAVWRAWREGGGALPALMAGHSLGEYTALVAAGALDFPVAVELVRDRGRYMQDAVPEGEGAMAAVLGLDESTLAELCEQAGDGVVEPVNYNAPGQIVIAGHRATVDRTLEAAREAGAKRAVMLPMSVPAHCSLMAPAAERLARRLADVPVHAPAIPVVHNVDLSLGTAPEAIRERLVEQVRSPVRWTECIETLAGQGIEQVVECGPGRVLAGLNRRIDRRMGIQAIHDPDSLAKALNTLELT, translated from the coding sequence ATGCCGACGCGTACCGATCTTGCCTTCGTGTTTCCCGGTCAGGGCTCCCAATCACTGGGGATGCTCGCGGACCTGGCCGAGCGCCATGCCGTGGTCCAGAAAACCTTCATCGAAGCCTCATCCGCCATGGGCGAAGACCTGTGGGCACTGGCCAGCGAGGGGCCCGAGACGCTGCTCAACCGCACCGACCATACCCAGCCGCTGATGCTCACGGCCGGCGTCGCGGTCTGGCGGGCGTGGCGTGAGGGCGGCGGGGCGCTGCCGGCGCTGATGGCCGGGCACAGCCTGGGCGAATACACCGCGCTGGTCGCCGCCGGGGCGTTGGACTTTCCCGTCGCCGTTGAACTGGTGCGCGATCGTGGCCGCTACATGCAGGACGCCGTACCGGAGGGCGAGGGGGCAATGGCGGCGGTCCTGGGACTGGATGAGTCCACCCTCGCTGAGCTGTGTGAGCAGGCGGGCGATGGGGTGGTCGAGCCGGTCAACTACAACGCCCCGGGGCAGATCGTGATAGCCGGGCACCGCGCCACGGTCGACCGCACCCTCGAGGCGGCCCGCGAGGCCGGGGCCAAACGGGCAGTGATGCTGCCGATGAGCGTGCCGGCACACTGCTCGCTGATGGCGCCCGCGGCTGAGCGACTCGCCCGGCGTCTGGCGGATGTGCCGGTCCATGCGCCGGCCATCCCGGTGGTTCACAATGTTGATCTGAGTCTGGGGACGGCGCCCGAGGCCATCCGCGAGCGCCTGGTCGAGCAGGTGCGCTCGCCGGTGCGCTGGACCGAGTGCATCGAGACGCTCGCCGGCCAGGGTATCGAGCAGGTGGTCGAGTGCGGGCCGGGACGGGTCCTCGCCGGGCTCAACCGCCGAATCGACCGCCGGATGGGCATTCAGGCGATCCACGATCCGGATTCGCTGGCCAAGGCACTGAACACACTGGAGCTGACATGA
- the mltG gene encoding endolytic transglycosylase MltG produces the protein MSRRRVGLIAAALMATLAVVVVVVVTSSVRHLETAPMVRSDAAPLTVERGTSFARVADELAERDLIDHPLALRLYARWQDLANRIQAGEYAISAGLTAAGLVQRMVQGRVIEYEITLVEGWRVDEALAAIRRHPQIRQTLPAGVTHAALMSAIGRPGEAAEGRFLPETYRFPRGETDVEILRRANRDLESTLASIWAQRAQPTPLDSPDELLTLASIIEKETGQAAERRRIAGVFVRRLRQGMRLQTDPTVIYGLGERFDGDLLRRHLRTDNPYNTYTRHGLPPTPIALAGRAAIEAAADPAAGDSLYFVSRGDGSHVFSDTLKAHNRAVRRYQLGEGD, from the coding sequence ATGAGCCGGCGGCGTGTGGGCTTGATCGCGGCGGCACTGATGGCGACGCTGGCGGTGGTCGTCGTGGTTGTGGTGACCAGTAGCGTTCGACACCTCGAGACCGCCCCCATGGTCCGCAGCGATGCGGCGCCGCTCACCGTTGAACGGGGCACCAGCTTTGCCCGGGTGGCCGATGAGCTGGCCGAGCGGGACCTCATCGACCATCCGCTGGCGCTGCGGCTTTACGCGCGCTGGCAGGATCTGGCCAATCGCATCCAGGCCGGGGAGTACGCCATCAGCGCCGGCCTGACCGCAGCCGGACTGGTCCAGCGCATGGTCCAGGGCAGGGTCATCGAGTACGAAATCACACTGGTTGAGGGCTGGCGCGTGGACGAAGCGCTCGCCGCCATCCGCCGCCACCCGCAGATCCGCCAGACACTGCCCGCCGGTGTCACCCATGCGGCGCTGATGAGCGCCATCGGTCGCCCCGGCGAGGCCGCGGAAGGCCGCTTCCTGCCCGAGACCTACCGCTTTCCGCGCGGCGAGACCGATGTCGAGATATTGCGACGCGCCAATCGGGATCTGGAATCGACCCTCGCATCGATCTGGGCGCAACGCGCGCAGCCAACGCCCCTGGACAGCCCCGATGAGCTGCTGACGCTTGCCTCGATCATTGAAAAGGAGACCGGACAGGCCGCGGAGCGTCGCCGCATTGCCGGTGTCTTCGTGCGTCGGCTGCGCCAGGGCATGCGCCTGCAGACGGATCCAACCGTGATCTACGGACTGGGCGAGCGATTCGACGGCGATCTCCTGCGGCGTCATCTGCGCACCGACAATCCGTATAACACCTACACCCGTCACGGTCTGCCGCCCACACCGATCGCCCTCGCCGGACGCGCGGCCATCGAGGCGGCGGCGGATCCGGCCGCCGGCGACAGCCTGTATTTCGTCAGCCGCGGCGACGGCAGCCACGTCTTCTCGGACACCCTCAAGGCGCATAATCGGGCGGTGCGCCGCTACCAGCTCGGGGAGGGCGACTGA
- the arsB gene encoding ACR3 family arsenite efflux transporter, whose amino-acid sequence MSADPQATPSAPDIREGMGFFERYLSVWVALAIAAGVALGQLAPAVPATLSQFEYAQVSIPIAVLIWAMIFPMMVQIDFSSILGVRRQPRGLIITTTVNWLIKPFSMFLIAGLFLLILFEPFIAAERAREYLAGAILLGAAPCTAMVFVWSYLTRGDPAYTLVQVSLNDLIMLVAFAPIVMLLLGLSSIEVPWATMLLSVLMYIVIPLAAGYLTRVMVIRRRGQAWFDETFMRRLAPVTPIGLIATLVLLFAFQGEVILQNPLHIALIAVPLIVQTVLIFAIAYLWAQRWGVPHAIAAPGAMIGASNFFELAVAAAIGLFGVHSGAALATVVGVLVEVPLMLALVKVANRTRPMFERAAPATATS is encoded by the coding sequence ATGAGTGCTGATCCGCAGGCGACGCCGTCGGCGCCGGATATCCGCGAGGGCATGGGTTTTTTCGAGCGCTACCTGTCGGTCTGGGTGGCGCTCGCGATCGCCGCGGGCGTGGCCCTCGGCCAGCTCGCACCCGCGGTGCCGGCCACGCTGTCGCAGTTCGAATACGCCCAGGTCTCGATCCCCATCGCGGTACTGATCTGGGCGATGATCTTTCCCATGATGGTGCAGATCGATTTCTCGTCGATCCTGGGCGTGCGACGCCAACCGCGCGGGTTGATCATCACCACCACCGTCAACTGGCTGATCAAACCGTTCAGCATGTTCCTGATTGCCGGTCTTTTTCTGCTGATCCTGTTCGAGCCGTTCATTGCCGCGGAGCGCGCCCGGGAGTATCTGGCGGGAGCCATCCTGCTGGGCGCCGCACCGTGTACGGCGATGGTGTTCGTCTGGAGCTACCTGACCCGCGGGGACCCGGCCTATACGCTCGTGCAGGTCTCGCTCAACGATCTGATCATGCTGGTGGCGTTCGCACCCATCGTGATGCTGCTGCTGGGCCTTTCAAGCATCGAGGTGCCCTGGGCGACGATGCTGCTCTCGGTGCTGATGTACATCGTCATCCCGCTGGCCGCCGGCTACCTGACCCGGGTGATGGTGATCCGGCGGCGGGGCCAGGCCTGGTTTGACGAGACATTCATGCGCCGGCTCGCGCCGGTCACACCCATCGGTCTGATCGCCACGCTGGTGCTGCTGTTCGCCTTCCAGGGTGAAGTCATCCTCCAGAACCCCCTGCATATCGCCCTGATCGCCGTCCCGCTGATCGTCCAGACCGTGCTGATCTTCGCCATCGCCTATCTGTGGGCGCAGCGCTGGGGTGTGCCGCATGCCATCGCCGCACCGGGGGCGATGATCGGCGCGAGCAATTTCTTTGAACTGGCGGTGGCCGCCGCCATCGGCCTGTTCGGCGTCCATTCGGGGGCGGCGCTCGCGACCGTCGTCGGGGTGCTTGTCGAGGTGCCGCTGATGCTGGCGCTGGTCAAGGTCGCCAACCGGACCCGGCCGATGTTCGAGCGCGCGGCGCCCGCCACGGCGACGTCCTAG
- the fabF gene encoding beta-ketoacyl-ACP synthase II, whose protein sequence is MIGRRVVVTGLGIVSPVGNTTDSAWQSIREGRSGIQPIQRFDTTPFAVRFGGEVRDFDVTQYLSRKEARKMDPFIHYGIAAAVDALRDSGLTIDSENADRVGVSVGSGIGGIHSIEEGHKTYLESGPRRISPFFIPSAIINMVSGNLSILLGAKGPNVATVTACTSATHNIGQSARMIAYGDADAMIAGGAEFSTTPTGLGGFAAARALSTRNDDPQGASRPWDQGRDGFVLGDGAAVLILEEYEQARRRGAPIYAEIAGFGMSGDAHHMTLPAETGEGAQRCMDRALEDAGMNPDEIDYVNAHGTSTQAGDRAELRAVQGTFGEHARRLPVSSTKSMTGHLLGAAGGVEAVFTLLAMRDGILPPTINLETPDEDLDMDLVPNVARDQPIQAALSNSFGFGGTNGTVIFRALDA, encoded by the coding sequence GTGATCGGACGCAGGGTCGTAGTCACCGGGCTGGGTATCGTGTCGCCGGTGGGCAACACCACTGACAGCGCCTGGCAGAGCATTCGTGAGGGGCGCAGCGGCATTCAGCCGATCCAGCGCTTTGATACGACGCCGTTCGCGGTTCGCTTCGGGGGCGAGGTGCGTGACTTTGACGTCACGCAGTACCTCAGTCGCAAGGAAGCCCGCAAGATGGACCCCTTCATCCATTACGGAATCGCTGCGGCGGTGGATGCGCTGCGGGATTCCGGGCTTACAATCGACTCGGAGAACGCCGACCGGGTGGGCGTCTCCGTGGGCTCCGGCATCGGTGGCATTCACTCCATCGAGGAAGGTCACAAGACCTATCTTGAATCCGGCCCGCGCCGGATATCGCCGTTTTTCATCCCCAGTGCGATCATCAACATGGTCTCGGGCAATCTGTCGATCCTGCTCGGCGCCAAGGGGCCCAACGTCGCGACAGTGACCGCCTGCACCAGTGCCACCCACAACATCGGCCAGAGCGCGCGCATGATCGCCTACGGGGATGCCGATGCGATGATCGCCGGTGGGGCCGAGTTCTCCACCACGCCCACCGGGCTGGGCGGTTTCGCGGCGGCCCGGGCACTGTCCACCCGCAATGACGATCCCCAGGGCGCCAGTCGGCCCTGGGATCAGGGCCGGGACGGCTTTGTGCTGGGCGACGGGGCGGCGGTGCTGATTCTCGAGGAATACGAGCAGGCACGCCGGCGAGGGGCGCCCATTTATGCCGAAATCGCCGGCTTTGGGATGAGCGGGGACGCCCATCACATGACCCTGCCCGCCGAGACGGGCGAGGGGGCGCAGCGCTGCATGGACCGGGCGCTGGAAGACGCCGGCATGAACCCGGATGAGATCGACTACGTCAACGCCCACGGCACCTCCACCCAGGCCGGCGACCGCGCCGAGCTGCGGGCGGTGCAGGGCACCTTCGGCGAGCACGCGCGGCGCCTGCCGGTGAGCTCCACCAAATCGATGACCGGGCATCTGCTGGGCGCCGCGGGTGGGGTCGAGGCGGTCTTCACGCTGCTCGCCATGCGCGACGGCATCCTGCCGCCCACCATCAATCTCGAAACACCGGACGAGGATCTCGACATGGACCTTGTCCCCAATGTCGCGCGTGACCAACCGATCCAGGCCGCCCTGTCCAATTCATTCGGTTTTGGTGGCACCAACGGGACGGTGATCTTTCGCGCGCTTGACGCGTGA
- the pabC gene encoding aminodeoxychorismate lyase, whose translation MNAARDACRVNGEPGTVAGIDDRGLRYGDGVFETLAIVGHQPQLWTRHLDRLETGCRRLGLPVPSRGRWQADLAALALPRFGTLRLTVTRGEGGRGYAPPTAPQTTTITQCGAVPERPDDWWQTGVAVRFCETRLAVQPALAGIKHLNRLEQVLARGEWSDPGTAEGVMEAMDGRIIEATSSNLIIDQGDHLCAPATDDCGVDGVMQGWLLDRAAASGASVKRTAVRRADLWQARGVMLVNSLIGLWPVRTLAGHPLPRSPWADRLQDELVRAGTALLPAVVRS comes from the coding sequence GTGAACGCCGCCCGCGACGCCTGTCGGGTCAACGGCGAGCCGGGCACCGTTGCCGGCATCGATGATCGCGGTCTGCGTTACGGGGATGGCGTCTTCGAGACTCTCGCCATCGTCGGGCATCAGCCACAGCTTTGGACACGGCATCTTGACCGGCTCGAGACCGGCTGCCGCCGACTCGGTCTGCCAGTTCCGTCCCGCGGGCGTTGGCAGGCCGATCTGGCAGCGCTGGCCCTGCCACGATTCGGCACGCTCCGACTGACCGTTACCCGGGGTGAAGGGGGGCGCGGCTATGCGCCGCCGACGGCGCCACAGACGACGACGATCACTCAATGCGGCGCGGTGCCCGAGCGCCCCGATGACTGGTGGCAGACGGGCGTCGCCGTGCGATTCTGTGAGACCCGGCTCGCGGTCCAGCCGGCGCTGGCCGGGATCAAGCATCTCAATCGGCTTGAGCAGGTCCTCGCGCGGGGCGAGTGGAGCGATCCGGGCACTGCCGAGGGCGTCATGGAGGCAATGGATGGACGCATCATCGAGGCGACCAGCAGCAATCTCATCATCGATCAGGGGGATCACCTCTGCGCGCCCGCTACCGATGATTGCGGCGTGGACGGTGTGATGCAGGGCTGGCTGCTCGATCGGGCGGCGGCCAGCGGCGCGTCGGTCAAGCGGACCGCCGTGCGGCGGGCGGATCTCTGGCAGGCGCGGGGCGTCATGCTGGTGAACAGCCTCATCGGCCTGTGGCCCGTACGGACACTGGCCGGTCACCCCCTCCCGCGCAGTCCCTGGGCGGATCGACTCCAGGATGAGCTGGTCCGCGCAGGCACGGCGCTGCTGCCGGCGGTGGTCAGATCATGA